GTGGATAATACTACTAATTTGGAGGTATTAATCGTTTTCagattgcatttttttaattattttatgttgttaATTCCTGTATTGCTTAGTAGCATCGGTAAGATtgtattgcaaaaaaatatatattttaccaaaattCTCACTTTAAAAATAGACTTTTCGTAAATCTTTAACCAAGAAAAGTAAgaatttataaagtttatttgatcttgcaactgaaaggccatcaaccttaaattttgtatgactAACATAGCAGGAAGTTAGATCTTTTAAAAcgataaacaaattatttcttaataaactGTCCGAAGTTTgttcttataatataatagaattcataacaaaataattttgatcgCTGACCGATAGTTTTAGCAATAAGGAAACAAGAGCAAAGTGAGATCAAGGTCTTACCATAAAAGACTTCTAGTAATCATTGCATTTCTTATCTAAATCCTGAAATCTAACCAGTcacattattactttttaattttaaactattaacGATTATACAAATCTTACACGGAATCCGATCAagggtttaaaattttatcaactaAATTTTGATCACAGTGCCATCCGCGTTAAACCATTAATTAAAGCTAAAATACCCACCGATTCCCGTAGGAATTTTTACTTCTTACAAGAAAGAATggagaaaaatattaagaaaacgAAGACAAGAATATTGAACCAATTTTATTGTCTTTAAAGAGAATTAACAATCACTTAAAATTtctcataataatttacaaaatctacTTTTTATCGTGATGTACCCACATAAATGAATAACGTTATGAGGTTACTAAATAAAGATACGAGTATAAAACAGACTTATTAAAAAGTCTCTGTCTTTTAAACTCGGTAGTATCAAGCGAAGCGACGTAGTTGTATCTCATAACAAAATAACAGTATAGAGTATAACAATAGACAAACAGTTTGATAGTATAATAGTTGGGTAACTTACTATTAAttggtatgtaatgtaatacaACTGACTacataatgttttaatgattgtTACGATAACATGATAGATATTTCACAGCATACTTCATAATGATCACAAGAGGCTTATTACGTACAAAGGCGTTTACCacgacaaaataaataaggaatttcttgttttttaggaataaaattataagtatgttattccaagacccaagcaatcacaaaataatttgCCGACGCtcacaaaaatatactttaaagaaaaatttaaatatgccGTTGCTGATATTATTACCGGCAGTAATAGtgaaacattttacattaaaccACCTGTCTGTAACAGACTTATCTAACGAACTATCACATGAATCCATTATTACGACTACTGACAAATGCCTTGGGAAAACTTTGCAGATCATAGATACGTCTGCCGAGCGTGTAGTTATTTGCTCCGATGCAAATGttagaaaagaaacaaatggAATTTTTTGTTAGTCAACAGCAAGGAAATGATCTTACTGGCATGTCTGCGAGAGTTCTAATCTCTAGATATTTTGATTATGTGTTTTGAATCAGTCAGGTACAAATTATCCTTCCGCTCATCTTATAAAAGATTTTGACGTCatcgaattgaaataatttagtgctgtaattgaaaattgataatatactaataaaaaatagcaaTGCTGAATTGAAAATCATAGCAAGAGATAACTATCAATCTGCCTGTCTATTAAAACAGTtacagttatattttttacacaatcTTAAATCGTATTAAGTGGTTCTTTCCCGAGATTGGCGATAACGTTATTATGAAACGGAAACATGCTGTCAAAGTTGCAGCTACTGCTTACAATGAACCTGTATTCGTATGAATGATAATGATAACTGCTAATTCTGAAGCCGGTTTGCTGCTGTCTATCAACACCAAAGTTTATGACACCACCCAACAACACAAGACCTGTCTTGGACTGACTGTTATTGCAGCAGAACTGACCTAATTATTAAGTTTACGTaacaattttgataaaacattcaatCTATTAGTAAATAGTAgtcaatctttttaaaaatattttttatcttttggtCTTATACATGTcgtgaattttaattttatggtttCACTCTTCAATTAGGTAATGTTTTAACATATGTACGACCCGTGTGTTTCATATTCACATATtatctaatgttattttttctttttacagatGCTATCCCAGATGACCAGTCGACATCAGCATCGTGGTGGTCAGCCGGCACAGCGACGCCATTCAGAGAGAGTTCTGCGTCTAGCAGCTCATTCGCTTCTACCCATGGCATTGTACAAACTCACCCAAGTTTAGACGATCCATTCGGATCTTTCGGGTCTATTGGAAGCACAATTGGACCTTCTTCTAACCCATTCGCTCAAGCAAGCGGCAGCGGTCCGCTCAGTGGCGGGGTTAGGAGCAATCCATTGCCACCTCTGGCAAGAAATGCCAATGGAAAAACTACACTGAAGCATTTAGACTTTACAAGCAGCGCCACTGCGGAACTGAGGAGAAACCCAGCCTTGTCAGCTCCTGACGAATGTGCTAGAGCGTGTAGGGAAAACGAGCCGCCAAGGATTTGTTACTACCACTTCACATTGGAGTTGTACACTGTATTGGGGGCGTAAGTAGTGATATGTTAATAACAAGCTCTTATTGTAACGCAATGTCCATATTATATGGATTTTTAAACATacgttctttctaataaatattttgcggTAGTTTagaaaagttattaatttgtcATTCTTTTGAATAATAGTTAATAAACCATAAAGAGCGTAATAATAAGGTTTATTACGTCTTCGATTACATTTCATTTTCACAAAGATAGACACCGATATAATttcattgaatttaataatactcATGCAATCTTTAAAACTAACTATACAAagggttttattattatattacaaatatcTCAAGAGACTTAGGTAATCCTTACCCAACCGCTCCATTTTATCACCAGGCCATCTGAACCACGAATTCTCCAAATTTTTTTGAAGATCACGCGAAAAGTCGTGATATTGTAGAAAATAATGCACCGACcgacttttttatttcgcaCGTTTTATGGCTCGTTTCACACGGCCTGTTAAATGCAAGGCTCAATGCCGCACACAAATATACTAGTAGTGATCCAAATTCCTTCGGGGCACGTAATTGATAGGTGACGACAGACCTTATGCAAACATTGCCGTTTCATGATACCGAACGCGTAGGTTGAGGAAATTGTGGTGAAAcgaataaaattgataaagaaatatacttattaaatagCTTAATTTGTGTCATTTTACCATAGCAAATTGGATTTCATAAATTCCATGTCTAATTTCAGGGCTTGCCAAGTGTGCACACCGAATGCAACCAACGTCGTGTGGTCTCATTGCCAATGTGTCCTCGCCGATGGAGTCGAACGTGGTATCCTCACTGCCAATAGGATGTTACCAGGACCATCTATTCAAGTCTGTGAGAACGACAGGGTTGTCATTGATGTAGAGAACCACATGGAAGGCATGGAAGTAACGATCCACTGGCACGGCATCTTCCAGAGAGGAACTCAATACTACGACGGAGTACCATTTGTCACACAATGTCCAATCCAACAAGGAAATACCTTCAGGTAAAAAACGTCTACATTCACCTTTTTGGCCGGCTACCTTTCAGTTTCAGATTTTAGAAAGTcggtgttttctttttttggacaaattttggactaaaaaaaaatacttttcaaaCAATTCGTCGAAACaattttcacttttaatattatctgtatttttatggcttcaacattttgtttgtaatatacaaacaaaatctttgtgttttctttttatttatattttaacatatttataacaatttaacaGATATCAGTGGCAAGGCAACGCTGGTACCCACTTCTGGCACGCGCATACAGGTCTTCAGAAACTGGACGGATTGTACGGCAGCATCGTCGTACGTCAACCACCCTCTAAGGACCCCAACAGCCACTTGTACGACTACGATCTTACCACTCACGTCATGCTACTCAGTGATTGGCTTCACGAAGATGCTGCTGAGAGATACCCTGGTCGTCTTGCTGTTAACACTGGCCAAGATCCCGAGTCTGTACTTATCAACGGAAAAGGACAGTTCAGAGACCCTAACACTGGATTCATGACCAACACGCCATTGGAAGTATTCACAATCACTCCTGGAAGGAGATATAGATTCAGAATGATTAACGCTTTTGCGTCAGTTTGCCCTGCTCAAATAACATTTGAAGGCCACAACTTGACAGTCATAGCTACAGATGGAGAACCAGTGCAGCCGGTTCAAGTTCACACTATCATTTCTTTCTCAGgtgataatttatatataacatgTCTTACTGTGCAGCTAAACAATTATAAGTGAAATAATCGTTTGTAAACATTTATTCCTGTATGGTTCAGTAAgtttaaaacttcttttttgttataactcTACAACCGAACCATGTCtgctaataaatattgatcCACCTCCTTTATTACAAACGTAATATGTACACTAATTCCAACACACTTGGTTTTTCCGACAAACTATCTTTGCAACATTAAGTAATTACATCAATAAAGTGGAACGATTCGGATGATTAGAGCAAAAAGCGTCTGatttgaaagtaaaataaCAAGCATAAAATCAAATGTTTCAGGTGAACGATATGATTTCGTCATTGAAGCCAATAACATTCCTGGAGCATACTGGATCCAAGTGAGAGGTCTTGGAGAATGTGGAATTAAGAGAGCTCAGCAATTGGCTATTCTTAGATACGCGAGAGGACCATACCAACCATCTAGCCCTGCACCCACATATGATGTTGGTCTACCTCAGGGTGTGGTGAGTATATTAGtagatgtaaataataaaaatatatataatattgtattataatagTTAGATGAAAACTGTAGACTGTAGTTTACTCTTTGGTTGTGTATATATCTCGTAGACAGTTCACAATTTCGGGACTGGTctattaacttttttactCTAGGATATtcaagaaaagaactttcgtCACAGCACTTGCCTGGATAAAGAATTAATGGGCGGATATTGCATACTAGATTCTTCAAGCCAGCACGACAGCCACGATAAAATCTAGTGGAATAGTCGACTTTGTTGCAATTAGCTTGCTCAAACCTTAATACTGCTGCCttctatgtttatatttaaaataatgtatgaaAAACTAAATTGTAGTTGTGCTTGATATAAGCCATGTATGTAGACCTACATTTCCGGcatcttaaatatat
This is a stretch of genomic DNA from Amyelois transitella isolate CPQ chromosome 5, ilAmyTran1.1, whole genome shotgun sequence. It encodes these proteins:
- the LOC106138945 gene encoding uncharacterized protein LOC106138945, giving the protein MGCSARYCILALSLCLVAENAIGVRVVPKRMKDAIPDDQSTSASWWSAGTATPFRESSASSSSFASTHGIVQTHPSLDDPFGSFGSIGSTIGPSSNPFAQASGSGPLSGGVRSNPLPPLARNANGKTTLKHLDFTSSATAELRRNPALSAPDECARACRENEPPRICYYHFTLELYTVLGAACQVCTPNATNVVWSHCQCVLADGVERGILTANRMLPGPSIQVCENDRVVIDVENHMEGMEVTIHWHGIFQRGTQYYDGVPFVTQCPIQQGNTFRYQWQGNAGTHFWHAHTGLQKLDGLYGSIVVRQPPSKDPNSHLYDYDLTTHVMLLSDWLHEDAAERYPGRLAVNTGQDPESVLINGKGQFRDPNTGFMTNTPLEVFTITPGRRYRFRMINAFASVCPAQITFEGHNLTVIATDGEPVQPVQVHTIISFSGERYDFVIEANNIPGAYWIQVRGLGECGIKRAQQLAILRYARGPYQPSSPAPTYDVGLPQGVVMNPLDARCNVQRNDAICVSQLKNAQNIDPAILQERPDVKIFLPFRFFVYRPEMLFQPNTYNRYLVAPQGDHVISLIDEISYMSPPAPLLSQYDDVNPEQFCNGDNRPADCGQNCMCTHKVDIPLNAVVEIVLVDEVQIANLSHPFHLHGYAYNVIGIGRSPDQNVKKINLKHALDLDRRGLLERHLKQGDLPPAKDTIAVPNNGYVILRFRATNPGFWLLHCHFLFHIVIGMSLVLQVGTQADLPPVPPNFPTCGDHLPPIPLH